A genomic region of Micromonospora sp. NBC_01796 contains the following coding sequences:
- a CDS encoding CBS domain-containing protein yields MRAWQVGDVMTTDVATVGAQTPYREIIDVVTGRHVSAVPVVDDFDRVVGVVSQADLLHKVELVGEPHERRLFESRRRRDARVKADGAVATELMTAPAITTYARTPVAAAAKLMDREHVKRLPVVDDLGRLVGIVTRGDLLRVHLRPDADIRRDVVREVLQRVLAVREGVVRVTVDDGVVRMVGQLDRRTSVDIAGQLAAQVSGVVELANELGYDYDDTVSPIGPRHRMMGDVPA; encoded by the coding sequence ATGAGGGCATGGCAGGTGGGCGACGTGATGACGACGGACGTCGCGACGGTCGGGGCGCAGACCCCGTACCGGGAGATCATCGACGTGGTGACCGGCCGGCACGTCAGTGCCGTGCCGGTGGTGGACGACTTCGACCGGGTGGTCGGGGTGGTCTCGCAGGCCGACCTGCTCCACAAGGTCGAGCTGGTCGGCGAACCGCACGAGCGGCGGCTGTTCGAGAGCCGCCGACGCCGTGACGCCCGGGTGAAGGCCGACGGTGCCGTCGCCACCGAGCTGATGACGGCACCCGCGATCACCACGTACGCCCGGACACCGGTGGCCGCGGCGGCGAAGCTGATGGACCGCGAGCACGTCAAGCGGCTCCCGGTGGTCGACGACCTGGGCCGGTTGGTCGGCATCGTGACCCGGGGCGACCTGTTGCGGGTGCACCTGCGCCCGGACGCCGACATCCGGCGCGACGTCGTACGGGAGGTCCTGCAACGGGTCCTCGCCGTACGGGAGGGGGTGGTACGCGTGACGGTGGACGACGGTGTCGTACGGATGGTGGGCCAGTTGGACCGCCGTACCTCCGTGGACATCGCCGGACAGCTCGCCGCCCAGGTCAGCGGGGTGGTCGAGCTGGCCAACGAGCTGGGTTACGACTACGACGACACCGTGTCGCCGATCGGTCCGCGGCATCGCATGATGGGAG